From the genome of Neomonachus schauinslandi chromosome 5, ASM220157v2, whole genome shotgun sequence, one region includes:
- the LOC110570548 gene encoding thymosin beta-4-like, with protein sequence MSDKPDMAEIEKFDKSKLKKPETQEKNPLPSKETTEQEKQAGES encoded by the coding sequence ATGTCTGACAAACCCGATATGGCTGAGATTGAGAAATTCGATAAGTCAAAATTGAAGAAGCCAGAAACGCAAGAGAAAAATCCACTGCCTTCAAAAGAAACGACTGAACAGGAGAAGCAAGCAGGAGAATCATAA